From Ictalurus punctatus breed USDA103 chromosome 2, Coco_2.0, whole genome shotgun sequence:
TTATTTTGTAGCATATCAAAATCCATTGGCTGTATTTTTGCTCAACTCTGATCATGTTCTGATCACGTAATAATCACAGATCATTGTATGACTGACAAAGTACATACCAGCATACAGTAGAAGGTTCAAGCAGGCAGCATAAAACCAGCCCTCAGCTATGCTGCTGGACATTTCATTGCTGATTCTCTCCAATTTACAGATCAGCTGCATACTCTCCTTGTATCTGAACATATTAACATCCATACACACGATTACAAGTCTGTATTGCTAACTGTTTTTTTCCCGAAACTGACACCACAGTAACCTTCACCTACCTGCCAGTGAAGAGCAGAGCCTGATGTAACACGCCAATGGCCCTCACGTCAAAACCAAGTCCACCCAACTTCTGAGCTCGAATAGctgtcacacacatacagacacaaacTCAGTCTTGTTCTCTCATAGGTAAATTAAGAAACACTGACTCTTTAAGAAGGACATGCTCTACTTACTGAAATCGTTGGACTGCTTCAGGTTTCCTGTGCGCAGCTGAACCATGGCAAGGGTGCGAGTCACATGGCCGATCAGCCTCCTGCTCTCAGTGCAGTCAGACAGTCTGGCGCACATCCTGCACAGCCAGGCTTCAAGACTCCTGCACACCCTATCCTCGCTCACAAACTGACTGTACTGGAGATAGTCAGTGGTGGAGAAGAGCATCTGTAggtacacaatacacaatcataCAACTTGTTGCTCTCGTCTATATCGTCAATGTCAGAATTTAGTCCTGAGTTAAATTGCAGGAAGAGGGCTAGAAAAAGGTTAAACTCAATCTTGAATTCTGAGGAAtataggaaaatagtcaacAACAATGAAATGGCCGGacataaattacaaaaaaatattcacagatTTCTGTTTTACTGTTTGTGTGATTTATGAACATTAAGAATAATGAACAATACTAATGGGAAAATGTCTTCAACAGtaaaaactagagatgcaccgatgtattgaccaataaaggcaattttgcCCACTAATGGCTATCGGCTgagagtttaaaaacatccgctaaaaattttacaccggaagtgagcagcagtgaagcgggagtttcggcgtcgagtctaatttATTTTCCCCATGCTACTCCCACGCTGTTCACGCTggattaaagggccagtacaccattGAAAGCTTTAAATAACGATGGGTTGACAAAAAcgtagtatatattgcacaaaaaaatatatttatagtacagtatgtttcatatccagttaatgttaatgagttaatatcagcaaaaaaaaaagttgatattaggcctatatattaccagtttgttgttcagtgatgaagaagaaatgcttttgtttgtggtgagtgaatgtgaggctaacaggaggttttttagaattcagtcaattaatgctcttaatatgaattaataacattcaataagttaagaagtcttactttaatcttcagaatttagttcatgttaattagagtaatgtgtgttctgtttatgagaccagttactgtgaaacaacttgttgaaatggagagaacaaagtttttttttgcacttcttTAAGaaatgtggaattaattattattcatttaaaagaaggtataaaaggcagaactatctgtATCGGTTATCAgcatcggccgatatcactccgaataatcggttatcggtatcggctgagaaatttagtatcggtgcatctctgtaaaaacagtataaaatactgtaaaaacagtatAAAATCTGTCCATATCTTATTTGTATGACTGAACTTTATTGATATAAATAAGTAGTTATTTTTTGCCTAATACTGAATCGCTGTTTGAATACAAAGGGTGGTCTCTGACTTTTGCACAGGACTGTACATCAGCTAAATGCAGAATACATCACTGTTCAAATATTACAGCATCTCTCTGATATGGATTAGTGTGCAGATCACATCATTAGTTATTGCTATGATGGCGTGACCTGTAACGAGTGGAATGAAAAGGGGAAATGAAGCTTGGTAGAGAAATTCCTTACATCCACTGTAACAATCAGCTACATCTCACAGTGGTGCATGCAATGATAGCAGACCCTAAATCATGGGGATTCAAATAAAACTTGTGAAGATTTTCACAGCTAACCTCAAATATATCGGTGCTCCGAGTGGCCAAGTTGCCCTGCATAGAGATGGCCAGTGAGGCACTCTTGGACTGGCCTCGGATGTAGCTGATTTGCCACAGGAAGGACAGACAAGAGATCTGCTCATGCAGAATTTCTAGCTTCCTCTTCctttacaaacacaacacacacataccacatgatatttttcaaaatcaatttttaaaaaaagcattctgatatgtttttttcttgatcAAAGAGAATATAAAGAATTGGCATATGGACTCATACTCTGGGGTCTCGAAATTTCTGCACAGATAGCAGTATTCCTTGATCTTCTCACAAATTAAATTTATGGAACCTGCAACACCATTGCTGAGGAGGCTGCAGTTAAGAAGCTTCGAGGCTTTCTCAAAATTCTCCTCTGCCTCCAAAATGTTGCCTGCATTAAACAGAATCTGGGAGATAAAATAACAAGCTGTTTGTGTTGGCAAAAGATCAGTTGTTATATTTACTCAACTTTGGATTTGAAACCTGATTTCTCTTGCTTTTCTCCTGCATTTACATACCTCTCCTGTGAGCCGATGCATAACGGCTTGGTCAAATTTACAGATTTTTAGAGATTCAGGATCCATAGACTCAAATGTAGGATTCCCATCGTTTAGGTTTTCCAAAATTCTTTTAGCCTCCATCAAATAGTGCATTGCCTGCAACAAGACAGAGTTCCACACAGTCATGTGGAATGATCACAACAAGCTCAGGTCAACATCTTAAAGGTcaaatcaaaataaacacacaccttgAGGTCATCAGAAAGACTTGCACACACAGTCGCACTCTCCACCAGATAGAAAAACGCCCTGGACATGTTTCCCACACCGTTCCAGTGTCTCACTATAGGGATGAGCACTGTCTCCAATAGCTGAGCGCACTTGCAGCCTGCAATTGTCCTGGTCTGCTCTTCCTTCGCTATCAAGTCCACCTTGGCCAGGAGGTTCTCTCTATCGttactgcatatatatatacacagaccaTGTTACTCCCTGAATATGGTGCAGTTACATGACAGAAAAGCTTCTATCAGGATCTGTATATAAGCCTAACAATCATAATTGCATCTCGATTGTATGAACGTTATTATTGTAACCTTACCCATTTCCTGCATTCAGGTGCAGGACATTTTTCTGCAGGGTGTCTGCACAAAAAATTGaaaacaatgaataaattaaaaggATAAGACACATTTATGTATTCACATGCATAAGCAGAAGGGTTTACTTGTTTGGAAACGGACCTGAGTGATTAACTGAGCTGCTGATCAATTCAGCTGATATTACAGTTCCAAAAAATGTTCACAATTGTTGAAAATCAAAGTTATGAGGTGTGTTTAGATGTTCTAAaggaaaatccatccatccatccattttctgtactgcttatcctacacagggttgtggggagcctgagGCCGGATTCACAAAAAATTCTTAAGAATAAAATTCTTCTTAACtgccttttttcttcttattttcaaACTTAAGAAAAAAGTTAAGAATATTTTGTGTTCACAAAAATTCTTCTTAAgaatgtccttttttttcttcttaatataGTTCCTAAGACAAAACTTAAGAAAAATTCAAATTATTAAAAAGAATGCTCATAAAATTAATGGTAAATAAGATCTTAACAACTTTCTTAAGAAGATTTTCGTGAATCTGgcccctggagcctatcccaggggacttggggcatgaGGCGGtggacactctggatggggtgccaacccactgcagggcacaatcgtgcacacactcaaacactaaAGGCAATGTAGAGATGCCAACacatgggggaggaaacccccaaaacatggggagaacaggCAAACAGGGCAGAggccctccacacacacagggcagaggcaggaactgaacccccagccctggaggtgtgggGCAAACATGTTACCCACTAAGACACTGTGCCTCCTGTTCTAAGGGAAAATCACATTCTTAATTGTGATGCTCTTTTGAACTACTTCTTATCCATTATTAGGTTATTAGGACACTATATAGGTTACAGGCCACACATATTTCACTGATGACATGCAGATGATAAGACTGCATTTCATTACCAAAGGAAAActcattttacaaaataatgGTTTTACCATATCCTTTTACCTGAAATTgttttgccccctagtggaataacagatACTGGCTCTTGCTTTATCTTTCAATTCTACTGCGGTGAATAAGATGATTTTACTTTAAAACATGGGTTTGAAATTCATTTGGTGGGCCAGATTCAAACCTTTACTGGGTTGGTCCTGGGTTGGGCTGTGTATTTCACACCACCTGGGTTGGGCTGTGTATTTCACACCACCATTCTATATTATAAGAGTTTGTGAAGTGGacaatcatttattttaaacttataCTTATGTCTGTTTAATTTCTGATTATATACAATTGTACTGGCcaatattatgtatattataataatatattattagaaTTTTGAAATCAGTATTGTGATACAATGTTAATAAGGGTCAGGCCCTAGTCTGGAGGTCTGTGAGACTTGATTCTCTGACCTTTCCCCTGTAAGATCTGGTTAGTGCGCAATAACTCACTTTTAGTGTCGGTGGCACATTTATCGCAGCGGTAGGCCTCTTTCTCCAGGTAGCTGGCACAAATTCTGTGTAGCTGTCGCTTCTGCTCCTTCAACAACTGCTGATAGGTCATATCCATTACTATAGTTTTGCAGAAACACATCAGCTGGCATTTCCACACACCAGCTACTGAGGTCAGtccatctgagagagagagaaagagagagagagggagagagagagagagagagagagtttagtCTTGGACAATTCATTGTCACACTATTACAAACAAGTTATATTTAAGGCTGTCAAacaaataacataattaaatgcaatttatttttgttttaatcaggATTAACCAATTATTTTTGCTCAAAAGTGACCCATCCTTTGGATAGTTTAAAAGCTCATACTAGCAACATTTATGaatgtggtttttatttttacatgtaatatgtatgtgtgGGACCCCATACAGGGTGTTCatcaccttgtgccccatgcctcctaggataggttccaggttccctgtgacccagtaagcataagcagtacagaaaatggatggatggaggatggatggatgtgtgggtGAGAAAATACACTTATGACCGCTGACCTGTAGCATTGCTCTCGCAGTAACAGATGAGCTTTGTCTCTTCAGTTTTGGCTGGTGACACGTTTGTCGGCTTGGAGGCACACTTGAAGACATCCGACTTGAAGAGTGTCATTAGGATGTCGTTGTGTTTCTCTTTTAATGGCTGGGGCAGGATGTTGAGCAGCATCTCAGTGGTGAAGGTGTGGCCAAGGAAGGCAGCATGCTTTACTGTCATCCCCTCAGCTGCCCCCAATACATTCAGCTCAGTTAGAGTGCGATGCATGTCTGcatggatacacacacacacacacacacacacacacacacacacacacacacacacacacacacacactacatttacatataacattccacactatatattacatgCATTACATGTAACATTACATGTTATGTTTATTCTCTGCAAAATACAGGAATGAGTGTGTCAGGATGCTAGTGTCACTCAGACGACAACAATGTATATTATATGCATTACAGAAGTAATCAGTGTCTGTAGGGATGGTTAACTTTATCAACCCATGGCCAATGCAGTCTCCAAAAAGAGTTTTTTTCATACCCTCTGCAAATCAGTTATGACTGGCATCCTGTGCACTgtgtattaatgtttttttctgagGGAACTGTGAAAGAGGACTGCATTTGTACATTTGATGAGTTGCTCAGGCACTGAATTCATGTAGTTTGCCATACAATAAGAAAATGGTGCTGCCTTGATGGTACTATGTGTATTTGCCCAAGTTGCCTATGCACAATATGTGACTTCTAATTAATAAGTAACTCCATTTAGatattttctgtttctgtaaCAAGACACGGCTGTCCAGCCTCTTGTTTTTAATTGGTCATTtctggcaaaaaaaatttttgcatTCCTTTATCTTTCAAATGAAGATTCATATATCATATTCAAATAAActgccttttttaaaatttgtttcaTGTCTGAATGTTCTTGGCTTCTTATCACCTATATGAGTAGCCTTGATGTTTCAGTTAAAGTCAGTTGGTCTGTGTTCATTAAAATGGAAAGCAGCCTTTAAGTGCTTATACTAAACCCTTTTACCAATGACAGATACTGGTGCTGGTTTCAGAACTGATGGCTTTCTACTACAAAGGCATTGACTTTGGGCCACCAGTTTTCCACGGCAAAGACATCGATTCTGGGCCATCATAATCACCTCACTCGGATCACTGGCACAATTTACTTggttgcgtcccaaaccacattttTAGTACTAAATATTATGTTGAATTAACACAAATGGTAATAATtacttagatttatatagcactttacattgtatgggggaaatctcctcaaccaccaccagtgtgtagcatctaACTGTATGACGTGATGGCAGCCATattgcgccagaacgcccaccataCACCAGCTGTTggtggagaagagaggagagtgatgtagccaattcaggaatggagattattaggaggCCATGATAGATAAAGCCCAAATGGGGAAATTtcacccctactcttttatgaTAAGTGTCCAggcatttttaatgaccacagacaGTCAGTATCTGGGGTTAAtttctcatccgaaagacggtgctgtttttacagtatagtgtccccgtcactatataGGGGCATtgggccccacacagaccacatggtgAGCGCCACCTgttggcctcactaataccacttccagcagcaaccagTTTTCCCCAGGatgtctcccatccaggtactggccaggctcaactcTGCTTAGCTTCAAATGGTGTTATGATCTACTTAGCATGAGGCTTGCTGTTTTGTGACTGAATGAAATCAGAGTTATCCCttaattaatataaattcaTATaattaagaacatttaatttcccCAGCCCTtaataaaaactataaaacactgTTAATTACTGCCTCAATTACAATGCGGCGGTACAACTTGAAGAAATGAAATGGACAGTCATAATACTTCACTCACCCCCAACCACATTGTCCTTTTCCATCTCTAATGCCACTGATGCTTCAACATGCCTGTAAAACAGTTAGAGTTCTTCAGTTATGCTGTTAAACAATCCGTTTATGTATCAATTGACACTTGTAAGTTCAAATGATTCCTATCTCTAACATTTACACAAATCTTTcctataaaaaaagaaactaatGCATTTACCTTTGATGACATCTGGGCGTAAAGTAATAGATCTTCCCTGGGTCACTCACACCCTTCAGATCTTTCTCGATCTCCTCCTTGAAGCAGCAACAAGGCAGACCAGAGTAATTCTTGGTCTCCCAATCACATGATACAATCCCCGGGTAGTATATCATCAACCGGGCAGCCAGATTCACTTTGTTTCCCATTACTGTCAGGGAGAGCAGAGGTAAAGTGATGAAGGCTAAAGTTCAGAGGCTGTTAAAGTATTAGGGTAAGGGAAACACCCCTTACCTGTGTATTCATTCCTCAACTGGTGGCCCACCACACCACAATACACTAAACCTGTAGTTACACCAATTGAGATAGTCCTATAAGACACAAAGAGTTCTTATCACTATGATATCACtacaaatgaaatgagacaGGACCTTTCAAAAATGCTTTATGTGCAcgtgtgtaaaataataatgaggAATTTGCGGTTTAGATTAAAGACTCTGTGCTATGACTTACTTTAGATGCTTCATCGTTTTCCGGCAGGTCTTGCTTATACTGTCAGCAGCCTGCAGTGCGAGAGCACTTTCATCCTTTCTTTTATACCCAGGTAAGCCGAATACACAGAGAAATGTACAGCCCTGAAAGTGCATGACAGATTCGGAGAAGATTGTGACTGTGGTATTCTTATATGTTAATAAAATGCATGTGCCTGAGTTTGCTCTGTAGGACAACCTCTACCTTGACTGTTTAACATAAGAATCTCTTCATAACAATACAACTGTAAATGAGTTCTAGCACATTCTACAGTGTTATTGTATATTACTAAATGAAGCAGTTGCTTCCTATTTTCAGTCACCAGGTATCTTAATCACCAACATTCAGTTCTGTTTGCTCAGTGTTTCTACTAAATGTTATCACTGGATGATACATTGGAAAATGTTGGTTCTAACACAGAGGTGTCCAATTTTATTCAAAAAGGTCActgtggctgcaggttttccaTTTTAAGCACTTCTGAGCCACAtcttataatgataatgagtctttattggtcacatatacagtggagcacagtgaaattgttttctttgaataccccagcctgtcaggaagctgcgGTCcaagcgcagggtcagccatgatacagtgtccctggtgcagagagggttaagggccttgctcaaggacccaacagtggcagcttggcagtgctgacacttgaacccctgaccttctgatcagtaacccaaagccttaaccactgagccaccactgccccaccactgcccccagcCCCTGAGATTACAACCAAGTAAATTGCATTATAGGTgaaaaacatactgtatatagatgtaATATAGGTGAAGGCCTTCGAACTGTACATAGGTGAATGTCTGCTACTGACTCGTGAAGTAAGTAGGGTTTTGCTTAactaataatgtataataaaaacCTGGAAAACTTACCTTGTCAAAAAAGAATATCTTGTTGATCTGGCCATT
This genomic window contains:
- the LOC108275739 gene encoding adenylate cyclase type 10 isoform X1, translating into MSGLKLSRACCNFLTAQVPDALLNTDFTSEKVPSAEAYYGVLLFLDISGFSIITEKYTAMHEQGHGADELTNGLNCYISKLVECILEEGGDILNYAGDAILAQWVIAGMQASDVISLAVKCALKIQSKCGIQEMKYDCKLRVKIALSTGKLSKIIVGEKSRRFFAVIGPAVDEVRLTEPLANPGDIILSPKTWNLCTQEKLVIQHIENNKAVKMLRFKKEPRFSVEMYHQMLSRDKKIPEKSYLRSAFQSMPDMEKEKFLRKYMMKTVLQDIDDNQPPDLSSEIRPVTIMFINMEYVSSYTPTELCDFVQEATIIISNKLCPNGQINKIFFFDKGCTFLCVFGLPGYKRKDESALALQAADSISKTCRKTMKHLKTISIGVTTGLVYCGVVGHQLRNEYTVMGNKVNLAARLMIYYPGIVSCDWETKNYSGLPCCCFKEEIEKDLKGVSDPGKIYYFTPRCHQRHVEASVALEMEKDNVVGDMHRTLTELNVLGAAEGMTVKHAAFLGHTFTTEMLLNILPQPLKEKHNDILMTLFKSDVFKCASKPTNVSPAKTEETKLICYCESNATDGLTSVAGVWKCQLMCFCKTIVMDMTYQQLLKEQKRQLHRICASYLEKEAYRCDKCATDTKNTLQKNVLHLNAGNGNDRENLLAKVDLIAKEEQTRTIAGCKCAQLLETVLIPIVRHWNGVGNMSRAFFYLVESATVCASLSDDLKAMHYLMEAKRILENLNDGNPTFESMDPESLKICKFDQAVMHRLTGEILFNAGNILEAEENFEKASKLLNCSLLSNGVAGSINLICEKIKEYCYLCRNFETPEKRKLEILHEQISCLSFLWQISYIRGQSKSASLAISMQGNLATRSTDIFEMLFSTTDYLQYSQFVSEDRVCRSLEAWLCRMCARLSDCTESRRLIGHVTRTLAMVQLRTGNLKQSNDFTIRAQKLGGLGFDVRAIGVLHQALLFTGRYKESMQLICKLERISNEMSSSIAEGWFYAACLNLLLYAGFSLKPFDECLDFVKECQPDANLVTDKSLMMQLYSSLALWYARLNEWENFAVFYDKVFGLYSQLPASIHSISGVTVFLECSVLLAKKELATPGQNTYKRTLKLFSDFRQRFRGGHIFAPRVLHLNAFLYQLLGKKMLAEDLLMAALQLCEKQGNLLDHKQIKQSQATWFGACSQTPADCSADIMTMSCWHMEAIFKPEEFQYCFDSDVISEAHSESSSESNNVYVSGEHPSQESITDHVHQDQPDQPDPQKIQDKMPAVEVVDMVFAWHCNPLFWLGITLDGSFSQPELVYPIGGA
- the LOC108275739 gene encoding adenylate cyclase type 10 isoform X3; protein product: MSGLKLSRACCNFLTAQVPDALLNTDFTSEKVPSAEAYYGVLLFLDISGFSIITEKYTAMHEQGHGADELTNGLNCYISKLVECILEEGGDILNYAGDAILAQWVIAGMQASDVISLAVKCALKIQSKCGIQEMKYDCKLRVKIALSTGKLSKIIVGEKSRRFFAVIGPAVDEVRLTEPLANPGDIILSPKTWNLCTQEKLVIQHIENNKAVKMLRFKKEPRFSVEMYHQMLSRDKKIPEKSYLRSAFQSMPDMEKEKFLRKYMMKTVLQDIDDNQPPDLSSEIRPVTIMFINMEYVSSYTPTELCDFVQEATIIISNKLCPNGQINKIFFFDKGCTFLCVFGLPGYKRKDESALALQAADSISKTCRKTMKHLKTISIGVTTGLVYCGVVGHQLRNEYTVMGNKVNLAARLMIYYPGIVSCDWETKNYSGLPCCCFKEEIEKDLKGVSDPGKIYYFTPRCHQRHVEASVALEMEKDNVVGDMHRTLTELNVLGAAEGMTVKHAAFLGHTFTTEMLLNILPQPLKEKHNDILMTLFKSDVFKCASKPTNVSPAKTEETKLICYCESNATDGLTSVAGVWKCQLMCFCKTIVMDMTYQQLLKEQKRQLHRICASYLEKEAYRCDKCATDTKNTLQKNVLHLNAGNGNDRENLLAKVDLIAKEEQTRTIAGCKCAQLLETVLIPIVRHWNGVGNMSRAFFYLVESATVCASLSDDLKAMHYLMEAKRILENLNDGNPTFESMDPESLKICKFDQAVMHRLTGEILFNAGNILEAEENFEKASKLLNCSLLSNGVAGSINLICEKIKEYCYLCRNFETPEKRKLEILHEQISCLSFLWQISYIRGQSKSASLAISMQGNLATRSTDIFEMLFSTTDYLQYSQFVSEDRVCRSLEAWLCRMCARLSDCTESRRLIGHVTRTLAMVQLRTGNLKQSNDFTIRAQKLGGLGFDVRAIGVLHQALLFTGRYKESMQLICKLERISNEMSSSIAEGWFYAACLNLLLYAGFSLKPFDECLDFVKECQPDANLVTDKSLMMQLYSSLALWYARLNEWENFAVFYDKVFGLYSQLPASIHSISGVTVFLECSVLLAKKELATPGQNTYKRTLKLFSDFRQRFRGGHIFAPRVLHLNAFLYQLLGKKMLAEDLLMAALQLCEKQGNLLDHKQIKQSQATWFGACSQTPADCSADIMTMSCWHMEAIFKPEEFQYCFDSDVISEAHSESSSER